From Miscanthus floridulus cultivar M001 unplaced genomic scaffold, ASM1932011v1 os_1759, whole genome shotgun sequence, the proteins below share one genomic window:
- the LOC136534289 gene encoding uncharacterized protein: protein MEPPPPPDTTSRSWTPTRKAIVVLTAAAHARFASEPCHPALACLHGTVRALRAWAWCGAGGASSSGHGLALLDAVLTALGDMLDTPQAAAALHDADADDDQVLDGLLVLADAYRTFEAALLAAKQSVTDMQVGAQRGDGTVVVASLRTHRRTEKELHYLIAVMWHTSTSRRVAVVPSSADAVDTEVVAAVAEASAVVFSRYVAFVAEHVGHATNGVFGFAQAWSVADEP from the exons AtggagcctcctcctcctccggacaCAACCTCGCGCTCCTGGACGCCGACGAGGAAGGCGATTGTGGTGCTGACCGCGGCAGCACATGCGCGGTTCGCGAGCGAGCCGTGCCACCCGGCGCTCGCGTGCCTCCACGGCACCGTCCGCGCGCTTAGGGCGTG GGCGTGGTGTGGCGCCGGCGGAGCCTCCTCCTCCGGCCACGGCCTTGCGCTCCTGGACGCCGTCCTGACCGCGCTCGGTGACATGCTAGACACGCCGCAGGCCGCGGCAGCCCTCCACGATGCCGACGCCGATGATGATCAGGTCCTCGATGGCCTCCTCGTGCTCGCGGATGCGTACCGCACGTTCGAGGCGGCGCTGCTCGCGGCGAAGCAGAGCGTGACGGACATGCAGGTCGGTGCCCAACGCGGGGACGGCACGGTGGTCGTTGCGTCATTGCGCACGCACAGGCGGACCGAGAAGGAGCTGCACTACCTCATCGCTGTGATGTGGCACACCTCGACCTCGAGGCGCGTGGCGGTGGTGCCCAGCTCAGCGGACGCCGTGGACACTGAAGTAGTCGCCGCGGTGGCGGAGGCCTCGGCGGTCGTCTTCTCTAGGTACGTGGCCTTTGTCGCCGAACATGTCGGCCATGCTACAAACGGCGTCTTTGGCTTCGCACAGGCATGGTCGGTTGCCGACGAGCCATGA